From a single Microbacterium terrisoli genomic region:
- the prfB gene encoding peptide chain release factor 2, whose protein sequence is MLELDLSTDIHALRSTFAEIKAVADVPALQADIQRLSAEAGAPDLWDDVEKAQKVTSALSHRQADLKRVTEIEQRLDDLEVLVELAVELEDEDSAAEARRELADLDETIGQLEVQTLLDGEYDDRAAVVTIRSGAGGDDATDFAEMLMRMYLRWAERHKYPVKVMDTSYAEGAGIKSATFEIDAPYAYGTLSVEAGTHRLARISPFGSADKRQTSFAAVEVIPVMEEAVEVEIPETDIRVDVFRSSGPGGQSVNTTDSAVRLTHIPTGIVVSMQNEKSQIQNRAAAMRVLQTRLLLLKREEEAAKKKELAGTITASWGDQMRSYFLYGQQLVKDLRTGYEVGNPAPVFDGDLDGFIAAGIRWRKRKDDD, encoded by the coding sequence ATGCTCGAACTCGATCTGTCCACCGACATCCATGCCTTGCGCTCCACCTTCGCCGAGATCAAGGCGGTGGCCGACGTCCCTGCGCTGCAGGCCGACATCCAGCGGCTGAGCGCCGAAGCCGGCGCCCCCGACCTGTGGGACGACGTCGAGAAGGCGCAGAAGGTCACGAGCGCTCTCAGCCACCGGCAGGCCGACCTCAAGCGCGTCACCGAGATCGAGCAGCGCCTCGACGACCTCGAGGTGCTCGTCGAACTCGCCGTCGAGCTCGAAGACGAAGACTCGGCCGCCGAGGCGCGCCGCGAGCTCGCCGACCTCGACGAGACGATCGGTCAGCTCGAGGTGCAGACCCTTCTGGACGGCGAGTACGACGATCGGGCCGCGGTGGTCACGATCCGCTCGGGTGCCGGCGGCGACGACGCCACCGACTTCGCCGAGATGCTCATGCGCATGTACCTGCGCTGGGCCGAGCGTCACAAGTATCCCGTCAAGGTCATGGACACCTCCTACGCCGAGGGCGCCGGCATCAAGTCGGCCACGTTCGAGATCGATGCGCCGTATGCGTACGGCACCCTGTCGGTGGAGGCGGGCACGCATCGTCTGGCGCGCATCAGTCCGTTCGGCTCTGCCGACAAGCGGCAGACCAGCTTCGCCGCCGTCGAGGTCATCCCGGTCATGGAGGAGGCCGTCGAGGTCGAGATCCCCGAGACCGACATCCGTGTGGACGTCTTCCGTTCGTCGGGGCCTGGCGGCCAGTCGGTGAACACGACCGACTCCGCGGTGCGCCTCACGCACATCCCGACCGGCATCGTCGTGTCGATGCAGAACGAGAAGTCGCAGATCCAGAACCGCGCCGCCGCGATGCGCGTGCTGCAGACCCGACTGCTGCTGCTCAAGCGCGAAGAAGAGGCGGCGAAGAAGAAGGAGTTGGCCGGCACGATCACGGCGAGCTGGGGCGATCAGATGCGCTCGTACTTCCTGTACGGCCAGCAGCTGGTCAAAGACCTGCGCACCGGGTACGAGGTCGGCAACCCCGCCCCCGTCTTCGACGGAGACCTCGACGGATTCATCGCGGCAGGCATCCGCTGGCGCAAGCGCAAGGATGACGACTGA
- the ftsE gene encoding cell division ATP-binding protein FtsE has product MIRFEHVTKRYRGTSKPALHDVDFEVQRAEFVFLVGPSGSGKSTCLRMILREETPSEGRVVVLGRDLRALSSRKVPYFRRHIGAVFQDFRLLPAKTIFQNVAFALQVIGSSRAFIRQAVPEALALVGLQDMGKRLPHELSGGEQQRVAIARAIVNRPQILLADEPTGNLDPATSVDIMRLLARINATGTTVVMATHEAGFVDEMKRRVIELHEGDMVRDERHGGYGDTSSLPSLAPAPERGAASVAALTAVLEVHRETVTPGPAAASAAASERDAAAAAPAQPEPARPEPARPQPAKPQKVETSAPAVPDVSDAPAADTENDTAPGVPTLPGMDVDLDELGLADRLGLRDGDGDEEVGPTR; this is encoded by the coding sequence ATGATCCGGTTCGAACACGTCACCAAACGGTATCGCGGCACGTCGAAACCTGCGCTGCATGATGTGGACTTCGAGGTGCAACGCGCGGAGTTCGTCTTCCTCGTCGGCCCGTCGGGCTCCGGCAAGTCGACCTGCCTGCGCATGATCCTTCGCGAAGAGACACCCAGCGAGGGCCGTGTGGTGGTGCTGGGGCGTGACCTGCGCGCGCTGTCCAGCCGCAAGGTCCCGTACTTCCGTCGCCACATCGGTGCGGTGTTCCAGGACTTCCGGCTGCTGCCGGCCAAGACGATCTTCCAGAATGTCGCCTTCGCCCTGCAGGTCATCGGCTCGTCTCGGGCCTTCATACGCCAGGCAGTGCCCGAGGCGCTCGCGCTGGTGGGACTGCAAGACATGGGCAAGCGGCTGCCGCACGAACTGTCGGGCGGCGAGCAGCAGCGGGTGGCGATCGCGCGCGCGATCGTGAACCGCCCGCAGATCCTGCTGGCCGACGAGCCGACCGGCAACCTTGACCCGGCCACGTCGGTGGACATCATGCGGTTGCTCGCGCGCATCAACGCCACCGGCACCACCGTGGTGATGGCCACGCACGAGGCCGGTTTCGTCGATGAGATGAAGCGTCGCGTGATCGAGCTGCACGAGGGCGACATGGTGCGCGATGAGCGGCACGGTGGCTACGGCGACACGTCGAGCCTGCCGAGCCTGGCACCGGCACCTGAGCGCGGTGCGGCATCGGTGGCGGCGCTGACCGCCGTGCTCGAGGTGCACCGCGAGACCGTCACGCCGGGTCCGGCTGCGGCTTCAGCGGCGGCTTCAGAGCGGGATGCCGCGGCCGCCGCTCCGGCACAGCCCGAACCGGCACGGCCCGAACCGGCACGGCCCCAGCCGGCAAAGCCCCAGAAGGTCGAGACGTCCGCGCCCGCCGTTCCCGACGTGTCGGACGCGCCCGCCGCCGACACCGAGAACGACACCGCCCCGGGCGTGCCGACGCTCCCGGGCATGGACGTGGACCTGGACGAGTTGGGACTGGCCGACCGGCTGGGGCTGCGCGACGGCGACGGCGACGAAGAAGTGGGACCGACGCGATGA
- the ftsX gene encoding permease-like cell division protein FtsX: MRAGLIFGEALNGLRRNASMVISIVLVTFVSLTFVGAAILMQAQIGTMRDFWTGRAQVQVSMCVDGAREATCDQGAATKAQIEAVRERLDTGGLKPLISKYRFETPEQAYKNALELLGSDYKDILSPSQFGASFYINLVDPENSAVITEAFSGKKGVQTVQDQMKLLQPLFSALTVATYIAVGIAGLMLVAAVLLIATTIRLSAYARRRELRIMRLVGASNRFIQTPFILEGVLAALIGSVLAGVAVWAGVQFGVHGYLRSRVDFITTWVDMRDVAYVVPILIVIGVVLAAVSAGFAIRRWLRA, from the coding sequence ATGAGGGCGGGGCTGATCTTCGGCGAGGCGCTGAACGGACTGCGCCGCAATGCGTCGATGGTGATCTCGATCGTGCTGGTCACGTTCGTGTCGCTGACGTTCGTGGGCGCGGCGATCCTGATGCAGGCCCAGATCGGCACGATGCGCGACTTCTGGACCGGGCGCGCGCAGGTGCAGGTCTCGATGTGCGTCGACGGCGCACGCGAGGCCACGTGCGACCAGGGGGCAGCGACGAAGGCGCAGATCGAGGCCGTGAGGGAGCGACTGGACACGGGCGGGCTGAAGCCGCTGATCTCCAAGTACCGGTTCGAGACGCCGGAACAGGCGTACAAGAACGCACTCGAGCTGCTCGGCAGCGATTACAAAGACATCCTCTCGCCCAGTCAGTTCGGCGCGAGCTTCTACATCAACCTCGTCGATCCGGAGAACTCCGCCGTGATCACCGAGGCGTTCTCGGGCAAGAAGGGTGTGCAGACCGTCCAAGACCAGATGAAGCTGCTGCAGCCGCTGTTCTCCGCGTTGACGGTTGCCACCTACATCGCCGTGGGCATCGCCGGCCTCATGCTCGTGGCCGCGGTGCTGCTGATCGCGACCACCATTCGGCTGTCGGCGTATGCCCGACGCCGTGAGCTGCGCATCATGCGGCTGGTCGGGGCATCCAACAGATTCATCCAGACCCCGTTCATCCTCGAGGGGGTGTTAGCCGCGCTGATCGGATCGGTGCTGGCCGGAGTCGCGGTGTGGGCGGGTGTGCAGTTCGGCGTGCACGGATATCTGCGCTCGCGCGTCGACTTCATCACAACCTGGGTGGATATGCGCGATGTGGCATACGTCGTGCCGATCCTCATCGTGATCGGGGTGGTGCTCGCCGCCGTGTCGGCGGGCTTCGCCATCCGGCGTTGGCTGCGCGCATAG
- the smpB gene encoding SsrA-binding protein SmpB, translated as MPKERGEKVVATNRRARHDYTIEKTYEAGLVLTGTEVKSLREGRANLTDGYAYIDGGEAFLDAVNIPQYVQGNWTNHAAKRTRKLLLHKEEIVRLSHAVSAGGYTLVPLKLYFSDGRAKVEIAVAKGKREYDKRQTLREKQDKREAERAMRTRNRMGD; from the coding sequence ATGCCGAAGGAACGCGGCGAGAAGGTCGTGGCGACCAATCGTCGCGCGCGCCACGACTACACGATCGAGAAGACATACGAGGCGGGTCTCGTCCTCACCGGCACCGAGGTCAAGTCGCTGCGCGAGGGGCGGGCGAATCTCACCGACGGCTATGCCTACATCGACGGCGGCGAGGCGTTTCTGGATGCCGTGAACATTCCGCAGTATGTGCAGGGCAATTGGACCAATCACGCCGCCAAGCGCACCCGCAAACTGCTGCTGCACAAAGAAGAGATCGTGCGGCTCTCGCACGCCGTGTCGGCCGGCGGCTACACGCTCGTGCCGCTCAAGCTGTATTTCTCCGACGGGCGGGCGAAGGTCGAGATCGCGGTTGCCAAGGGCAAGCGCGAGTATGACAAGCGCCAGACCCTGCGCGAGAAGCAGGATAAGCGCGAGGCCGAGCGCGCCATGCGCACGCGCAACCGCATGGGGGACTGA
- a CDS encoding MFS transporter produces the protein MPRRAVFVRATAAGAPTTATRVSIGTLAGVVGFLAFVEFTSGVLQGYYTPMLTDIARHLDIHDADVNWLEGTQLMLSALVVPAFAKLGDMIGHKRMLLISTAITAAASFVLPFTDSFAVFLVGWALMGFYVVWLPLEIALIWSRARRMEGRSTITARAAGFLVAALESGAIIGALVGGALVDALPLSVVLLVPAVMIVICFFVVLFGVRESPEPTGGVFDTVGVVLISIALIAFTGGLSLLRLNGPGDLLSWIVVLLGIALVVPFVLWELRQDDPLIDVRMFRSPALGPVFLTAGLFGVSVLGAQAPLSTFARTDPAVYGYGLGTSGFATSLIIGIYLIAMIAGALAFPLAARLISPRITLIVAAVLVGVGFLLFVPLHAAYLQVIVNMVIVGIGSGALVAALPAAAASAAAHTQTGVATGLTNSVKTVGGAIASCVFGIALLQGVTHAGGADSTAGSFAGYVTVWVVCGATALVAAVLLLVVPKTAFSDQHTGHADTRDAEPIV, from the coding sequence ATGCCCCGCCGAGCCGTTTTCGTCCGCGCCACCGCCGCGGGCGCTCCCACGACCGCCACCCGCGTGTCCATCGGCACCCTCGCCGGTGTCGTGGGCTTTCTGGCGTTCGTGGAGTTCACCAGCGGCGTTCTGCAGGGCTATTACACGCCGATGCTCACCGACATCGCCCGGCATCTGGACATCCACGACGCCGATGTGAACTGGCTCGAGGGCACGCAGCTGATGCTGTCCGCGCTCGTGGTGCCCGCCTTCGCCAAGCTCGGCGACATGATCGGGCACAAGCGGATGCTGCTGATCTCGACCGCGATCACGGCTGCAGCATCCTTCGTCCTGCCGTTCACCGACTCCTTCGCGGTGTTCCTCGTCGGCTGGGCGCTCATGGGCTTCTACGTGGTCTGGCTGCCGCTGGAGATCGCGCTCATCTGGTCGCGGGCGCGACGGATGGAGGGGCGCTCGACCATCACGGCACGTGCGGCGGGCTTCCTCGTCGCGGCGCTGGAATCCGGTGCGATCATCGGTGCCCTCGTCGGAGGCGCGCTCGTGGACGCCCTGCCCCTGTCGGTCGTGCTGCTGGTGCCCGCCGTCATGATCGTGATCTGCTTCTTCGTCGTCCTGTTCGGCGTGCGTGAGTCGCCCGAGCCGACCGGCGGCGTGTTCGACACCGTCGGCGTGGTGCTCATCTCGATCGCATTGATCGCGTTCACCGGCGGCCTGAGCCTGCTGCGCCTGAACGGTCCGGGCGACCTCCTGTCGTGGATCGTCGTGCTCCTGGGCATCGCGCTGGTCGTGCCCTTCGTGCTGTGGGAACTGCGTCAAGACGATCCGCTGATCGACGTGCGGATGTTCCGCTCACCCGCTCTGGGCCCGGTGTTCCTGACCGCGGGCCTGTTCGGCGTGAGCGTGCTGGGCGCCCAGGCACCGCTGTCGACGTTCGCACGCACCGACCCGGCGGTGTACGGCTATGGCCTGGGCACCAGCGGGTTCGCGACGTCGCTGATCATCGGGATCTACCTGATCGCGATGATCGCGGGGGCCCTCGCCTTCCCCCTGGCGGCGCGACTGATCTCGCCGCGCATCACTCTGATCGTCGCGGCCGTGCTCGTCGGCGTCGGATTCCTCCTGTTCGTGCCGTTGCACGCCGCCTATCTGCAGGTCATCGTCAACATGGTCATCGTCGGCATCGGGTCGGGCGCGCTGGTGGCAGCACTGCCGGCGGCCGCGGCATCCGCCGCCGCGCACACCCAGACCGGAGTGGCCACCGGGCTGACCAATTCGGTGAAGACCGTGGGCGGCGCGATCGCATCGTGCGTGTTCGGCATCGCACTGCTGCAGGGCGTCACGCACGCCGGCGGCGCCGACAGCACGGCCGGATCGTTCGCCGGCTATGTGACCGTGTGGGTCGTGTGCGGCGCCACGGCACTGGTGGCGGCAGTGCTGCTGCTGGTCGTGCCCAAGACCGCGTTCAGCGATCAGCACACGGGCCACGCCGACACCCGCGACGCCGAGCCGATCGTCTGA
- a CDS encoding M20/M25/M40 family metallo-hydrolase, translating into MTEQVIPRPGIADRLSQLIRIPTVSAELDERGMQPFDELIALLHDLYPLVHEHLELTRHTDLGLLLRWRGHPGAGGPLVLMAHFDVVPVDESDPWTHPPFDGHVDGDWVYGRGTLDDKGPLIVILEAVENLLAAGFTPARDVCLSFGGNEETYGAAAREIAASFQSRDEIPWLVLDEGGAVVDAPLPFVTREAGMIGLAEKGVMTIRLSARGEGGHASAPPSMTAVRRVARAVDRLDAGTFRPRTPTAISRMLSAFADTASGPARLLYRILAGWPWLSARVFAALGGETAAFVRTTVAATMLAGGTAANVLPSQASATVNLRVAVGETVASTLRRVRRRIADAKVDVTLLEGSDPSPESRTDNDAFAAVAAALHVSYPDAAAVPYIMMQASDARHFHRFAPAVYRFAPLKMSAAQRASIHGVDERVEISSLERGERFHRALIEQLE; encoded by the coding sequence ATGACAGAACAGGTCATCCCCCGCCCCGGCATCGCCGACCGGCTGTCGCAGCTGATCCGCATCCCCACCGTGTCAGCTGAGCTCGACGAACGCGGCATGCAGCCCTTCGACGAGCTCATCGCGCTGCTGCACGACCTGTATCCGCTTGTGCACGAGCACCTCGAGCTCACGCGGCACACGGATCTGGGGCTGCTGCTGCGCTGGCGTGGGCACCCCGGCGCCGGCGGCCCCCTCGTGCTCATGGCGCATTTCGATGTGGTCCCCGTCGACGAGTCCGACCCGTGGACGCATCCGCCGTTCGACGGTCACGTCGACGGCGACTGGGTCTACGGACGCGGCACCCTCGACGACAAGGGTCCGCTGATCGTCATCCTCGAAGCCGTCGAGAACCTGCTGGCCGCGGGCTTCACTCCCGCTCGCGACGTGTGCCTGTCTTTCGGCGGCAATGAAGAGACCTACGGGGCCGCCGCGCGCGAGATCGCGGCATCCTTCCAGTCCCGCGATGAGATCCCCTGGCTCGTGCTCGACGAGGGCGGCGCGGTCGTCGATGCCCCTCTGCCGTTCGTCACACGCGAGGCGGGGATGATCGGTCTGGCCGAGAAGGGCGTCATGACGATTCGACTGAGCGCCCGGGGCGAGGGCGGTCACGCATCGGCTCCCCCGTCGATGACCGCCGTGCGGCGCGTGGCACGCGCGGTCGACCGATTGGATGCCGGCACCTTCCGCCCTCGCACCCCGACGGCCATCTCGCGCATGCTGAGCGCCTTCGCCGACACCGCATCGGGGCCGGCGCGTCTGCTCTACCGCATTCTGGCCGGCTGGCCGTGGCTGTCGGCGCGAGTGTTCGCAGCCCTCGGCGGTGAGACGGCGGCGTTCGTGCGCACCACCGTGGCTGCGACGATGCTCGCGGGCGGCACCGCGGCCAACGTGCTGCCGTCGCAGGCGTCGGCGACCGTCAATCTGCGTGTGGCGGTCGGCGAGACGGTCGCATCGACCCTGCGGCGTGTGCGTCGACGCATCGCCGACGCGAAGGTCGACGTCACGCTGCTGGAAGGGTCGGATCCCTCCCCCGAATCCCGCACCGACAACGATGCGTTCGCCGCGGTGGCAGCGGCCCTGCACGTGTCGTATCCGGATGCCGCAGCGGTGCCGTACATCATGATGCAGGCCAGCGACGCCCGCCACTTCCACCGGTTCGCACCCGCGGTGTACCGGTTCGCTCCGCTGAAGATGTCGGCTGCGCAGCGTGCCAGCATCCACGGCGTCGATGAGCGGGTCGAGATCTCGTCTCTCGAGCGCGGCGAGCGATTCCACCGCGCGCTCATCGAGCAGTTAGAGTGA
- a CDS encoding SIMPL domain-containing protein: protein MSEVTITVRGEHEAVHAPEEAVAHVSVHSEGPERGAVVERIATLTAPIRDDLAARKDAGGLAEWTSGRASVWAERPWNADGKRLAVVHHATVGFTATFTDFPALSWWLSEVAERDGVQVGEITWRLTRATEAELEREVAATAVRAAVERATAYAHALGLTEVAPVEIADLSLLGHDAPPPVLRMAKTSFDSAAASPALDFRPDDITVSAAVEARFTAR from the coding sequence ATGTCCGAGGTCACCATCACCGTCCGCGGTGAGCACGAAGCCGTGCACGCACCAGAAGAAGCCGTCGCGCACGTGTCCGTGCACAGCGAGGGTCCCGAGCGCGGCGCCGTCGTCGAGCGCATCGCCACGTTGACGGCACCCATCCGCGATGACCTCGCAGCACGCAAGGATGCCGGGGGCCTCGCCGAATGGACGAGCGGGCGCGCGTCGGTGTGGGCCGAGCGCCCGTGGAACGCCGATGGCAAACGTTTGGCTGTCGTGCACCATGCGACGGTCGGGTTCACGGCGACCTTCACCGACTTCCCCGCACTGAGCTGGTGGCTCAGCGAGGTCGCCGAGCGTGACGGCGTCCAGGTCGGCGAGATCACGTGGCGTCTCACGCGCGCGACCGAGGCTGAGCTCGAGCGAGAGGTCGCCGCCACAGCGGTGCGTGCCGCCGTCGAACGCGCCACCGCATACGCGCACGCGCTCGGTCTGACCGAGGTCGCACCGGTCGAGATCGCCGACCTCAGCCTGCTCGGGCACGATGCTCCACCGCCCGTGCTGCGGATGGCCAAGACGTCCTTCGACAGCGCCGCGGCATCCCCCGCACTCGACTTCCGTCCCGACGACATCACTGTCTCGGCAGCGGTCGAGGCCCGGTTCACGGCGCGATGA
- a CDS encoding winged helix-turn-helix transcriptional regulator, producing the protein MSDLAAALDIVGARWALLIVEQLLGGPQRYGDLQRELGVPTNMLTIRLRELEAAGVLSRLPLRHNTRAYALTDRGRALREAILALSQWGAEDAT; encoded by the coding sequence GTGAGCGACCTCGCCGCAGCCCTCGACATCGTCGGGGCACGCTGGGCTCTGCTCATCGTGGAGCAGCTTCTCGGCGGACCGCAGCGCTACGGTGACCTGCAGCGTGAACTCGGCGTGCCGACGAACATGCTCACGATCCGCCTGCGCGAACTCGAAGCGGCCGGCGTTCTGTCTCGCCTGCCACTCCGGCACAACACACGGGCATATGCGCTGACCGATCGCGGGCGTGCGTTGCGTGAGGCCATTCTCGCGCTCTCACAGTGGGGTGCTGAGGACGCGACATAA
- a CDS encoding VOC family protein translates to MSLFITCPVENVQRSTGFYTALGWTLNAEMSDHNVSCFAIAPEQYVMLGSREMYASVGGTDELVGGADTPSKITVSFDLGSRQAVDELIERAGAAGGRIGDTDDYPFMYQRQFDDLDGYHYSPFWMKPDAAATA, encoded by the coding sequence ATGAGCCTCTTCATCACCTGTCCGGTCGAGAACGTCCAGCGCTCGACCGGCTTCTACACCGCGCTCGGCTGGACCCTCAACGCCGAGATGTCCGATCACAACGTGTCGTGCTTCGCGATCGCGCCCGAGCAGTACGTCATGCTCGGCAGCCGCGAGATGTACGCCAGCGTCGGCGGCACCGACGAGCTGGTCGGCGGGGCCGACACGCCGTCGAAGATCACGGTCTCGTTCGACCTCGGCAGCCGCCAAGCCGTCGACGAACTCATCGAGCGCGCGGGAGCCGCCGGCGGACGGATCGGCGATACCGATGACTACCCGTTCATGTATCAGCGCCAGTTCGACGACCTCGACGGCTACCACTATTCGCCGTTCTGGATGAAGCCCGACGCCGCCGCGACCGCGTGA
- a CDS encoding tyrosine-type recombinase/integrase, protein MGSITAYQAAAGRRYRVRWRDDSTHRQVEKRGFRTKREAEIFLARTEVARTDGSYTDPSAARAAVGDLGTEWMRNKRHSLKASSYSSLETSWRVYVRPRWGDTRIGDIRASQVEQWIRELSEGTAPTNRTKSSGVAGKPRSATVVYRALGVLAGILDTAVRDGRIPRNVARGAQNLPTKRSEKPRRYLTHAEVVRLAEAASTSTYRTLILVLAYCGLRWSEAIGMHVRDINFDRQRIQVNRAAVEVEGRIVLGAPKNWERRIVPFPEFLEQPLQEMCTGRGPDDLVFTDAEGNHLRRAKTSVGTTSWFAAALERSGIERLTPHDLRHTAASLAISSGANVKAVQRMLGHKSAAMTLDTYADLFEDDLADVAARLNQGALAADVSRIIQV, encoded by the coding sequence ATGGGCAGCATCACGGCGTATCAGGCGGCGGCCGGCCGCCGCTACCGTGTTCGCTGGCGCGACGACAGCACCCATCGCCAGGTCGAGAAGCGCGGGTTTCGGACCAAGCGCGAGGCCGAGATCTTCCTCGCCCGGACCGAAGTCGCCCGCACCGACGGCTCGTACACCGATCCGTCCGCGGCGCGAGCCGCCGTCGGCGACCTCGGCACCGAGTGGATGCGCAACAAGCGCCACTCCCTCAAGGCGTCGTCGTACAGCTCGCTGGAAACCTCGTGGCGCGTCTACGTCCGCCCTCGATGGGGAGACACCCGCATCGGTGACATCCGCGCTTCACAGGTCGAGCAGTGGATCCGGGAACTCTCCGAAGGCACGGCGCCGACGAATCGCACGAAGAGCAGCGGCGTCGCCGGCAAGCCGCGCTCGGCGACGGTCGTCTATCGCGCGCTCGGCGTGCTCGCCGGCATCCTCGATACCGCCGTTCGTGACGGGCGAATTCCCCGCAACGTCGCTCGCGGTGCCCAGAACCTGCCGACCAAGCGCTCCGAGAAGCCGCGACGCTACCTGACGCACGCCGAGGTCGTCCGCCTCGCCGAAGCAGCGAGCACGTCGACCTACCGCACGCTGATCCTCGTCCTCGCCTACTGCGGCCTTCGATGGAGCGAGGCGATCGGCATGCACGTCCGCGACATCAACTTCGACCGGCAGCGTATCCAGGTCAATCGTGCCGCCGTCGAGGTCGAAGGACGCATCGTCCTCGGCGCTCCGAAGAACTGGGAGCGACGGATCGTGCCCTTCCCCGAGTTCCTCGAGCAGCCTCTCCAAGAGATGTGCACCGGCAGGGGTCCAGACGACCTCGTGTTCACCGATGCCGAGGGCAACCACCTCCGACGGGCGAAGACCAGCGTCGGGACCACGTCGTGGTTCGCCGCAGCGCTCGAACGCTCAGGCATCGAGCGGCTCACGCCGCACGATCTCCGGCACACGGCCGCGAGCCTGGCGATCTCGTCCGGCGCCAATGTGAAGGCGGTGCAGCGGATGCTCGGCCACAAGTCCGCAGCGATGACGCTCGACACGTACGCCGACCTGTTCGAGGACGACCTGGCCGACGTCGCCGCCCGCCTCAACCAGGGTGCGCTCGCCGCCGACGTCAGCCGCATCATTCAGGTATGA
- a CDS encoding type II toxin-antitoxin system VapB family antitoxin, translated as MTVTSIDIDPNALRQAKELAGTTSNRETVDLALRTLIAVRRQPAAVERIIARTFEPNQIDAPTIPPATAIAGQ; from the coding sequence ATGACGGTCACGTCAATCGATATCGACCCGAACGCGCTGCGCCAAGCGAAAGAGCTCGCCGGCACGACCTCCAATCGCGAGACGGTGGATCTCGCCCTGCGCACTCTCATCGCCGTCCGTCGCCAGCCGGCGGCCGTCGAGCGGATTATCGCCCGTACGTTCGAGCCCAACCAGATCGACGCACCGACGATTCCGCCGGCGACGGCGATTGCCGGCCAGTGA